A single region of the Lusitaniella coriacea LEGE 07157 genome encodes:
- a CDS encoding phosphomannose isomerase type II C-terminal cupin domain, with the protein MSNAENNGKTAEDTTTISAQQAEAEHETEKRPWGKVTMLEEGERYRINRIEVNPGEHISTQMHYHRSEHWIVVAGTAKVIFDGEDHLLMQKQSTYVPMNTTHRVENPGVIPLVMIEVQNGEYLGDDDIIRLPEDTIKA; encoded by the coding sequence ATGAGTAACGCAGAAAACAACGGGAAGACTGCCGAAGACACCACTACGATTTCCGCCCAACAAGCCGAAGCAGAACATGAAACTGAAAAGCGCCCTTGGGGAAAAGTCACAATGTTAGAAGAAGGGGAGCGCTACAGAATTAACCGCATTGAGGTTAATCCCGGAGAACATATCAGCACTCAAATGCACTACCACCGCAGCGAACACTGGATTGTTGTCGCTGGAACCGCAAAAGTTATTTTCGATGGCGAAGACCATCTACTCATGCAAAAACAATCCACCTACGTGCCGATGAATACCACCCATCGCGTCGAAAATCCCGGCGTAATTCCCCTGGTCATGATTGAGGTGCAAAATGGGGAATATTTAGGCGATGACGATATTATTCGCCTTCCCGAAGACACAATAAAAGCCTAG
- the cobO gene encoding cob(I)yrinic acid a,c-diamide adenosyltransferase, protein MTSTPDRETAGLTPEQYQRKMQRRKDVQAERLAARSREKGLIIVHTGNGKGKTTAALGMVMRSLGHGYRVAIIQFIKGAWEPAEKEALSRWEDQLVFRALGEGFTWETQDRERDIQKATQAWETGLEYICNPDFHLVLLDEINIALKLGYLDVETVLGGLEQKPEDSHVILTGRGAPPALIDAADLVTEMTLVKHPFREQGVKAQPGIEF, encoded by the coding sequence ATGACTTCAACCCCCGATCGCGAAACGGCTGGATTAACGCCAGAACAGTATCAGCGCAAAATGCAGCGCCGCAAAGACGTTCAAGCAGAGCGTTTGGCCGCGCGATCGCGCGAGAAGGGTTTAATTATCGTCCATACTGGCAATGGCAAAGGGAAAACCACAGCCGCGTTAGGGATGGTGATGCGATCCCTCGGACACGGTTACCGCGTTGCGATCATCCAATTTATCAAAGGCGCTTGGGAACCCGCAGAAAAAGAAGCGCTGAGTCGTTGGGAAGATCAATTGGTCTTTCGCGCGTTGGGGGAAGGATTTACTTGGGAAACCCAAGATCGAGAGCGAGACATTCAAAAAGCGACCCAAGCCTGGGAAACAGGATTAGAGTATATCTGCAACCCAGATTTTCACCTAGTTTTGCTCGATGAAATCAATATTGCCCTAAAACTCGGCTATCTCGACGTTGAAACCGTCCTAGGGGGACTCGAACAAAAACCTGAAGATTCTCACGTTATCCTAACGGGAAGAGGCGCTCCCCCCGCACTCATCGACGCAGCAGATTTAGTCACGGAAATGACGCTGGTCAAGCATCCTTTCCGGGAACAGGGAGTTAAAGCGCAACCGGGGATTGAATTTTGA
- a CDS encoding alpha/beta hydrolase, whose amino-acid sequence MANSMNDRGRHSTKLFHHPATSSWFKGFSQFALSLGLVCALGTLPAKSAERLSFFYPPFGQFSITVDDLEIFVNEGRVTDSFATYAAQATPEQLEQLRTLLGERFEVQPFTVYQFTRSPIGKTLLVRLSHILKTEPNKSDFLALRAAFNQAVLSEEGLTIVNVLRQFPLDTIHLDLQRVFLATDEIMDLLKMKESIVKVLQEQAKTEISQNPVDLKWDLRAPGRLRWQKVHFTFTHPNRENPIPVDVYRPLARHRGGGFPVIIISHGVASNRETFSYLAQHLASYGFVVAALDHPDTDTAKIQNFMAGFDTPPDPTTFINRPLDIRYLLDVLEEKSRFDPAWRGQLDLNRVGVVGQSLGAYTALASGGAQLNFNKLALECQDLENRLSFNISQLLQCEANDLTAQAYPLGDERIKAVLAVNPFANTIFGREGMSRIQVPTMVVAGTEDYITPTVEEQIYPFTWLNAPEKYLALVEGGTHFSFLPDTGALPVPKDLMGPDPKLAHPMLQALSTAFFKTHLTQAQEYRPYLSQSYAKTLNREAFKLTLVRSLSSAQLEGATANSPE is encoded by the coding sequence ATGGCGAATTCAATGAACGACCGAGGACGACACAGCACAAAATTATTTCATCATCCAGCAACGTCAAGCTGGTTTAAAGGATTTTCCCAATTCGCCCTCAGTTTAGGACTGGTTTGCGCTTTAGGAACGCTCCCCGCCAAAAGTGCAGAACGGTTGAGTTTCTTTTATCCTCCCTTCGGACAATTCTCAATTACTGTTGACGACCTCGAAATCTTCGTTAATGAAGGTCGCGTTACCGATAGTTTTGCCACTTACGCAGCACAAGCAACCCCCGAACAACTCGAACAACTAAGAACCTTGCTAGGAGAGCGTTTCGAGGTTCAACCCTTTACGGTTTATCAGTTTACGCGATCGCCCATCGGCAAAACCCTCTTAGTCCGCCTGAGCCACATTCTCAAAACCGAACCCAACAAAAGCGACTTTCTCGCGCTTCGTGCGGCGTTCAACCAAGCCGTTCTCTCCGAGGAAGGGTTAACCATTGTCAACGTCTTGCGACAGTTTCCCCTCGACACCATTCACCTCGACTTACAGCGTGTCTTTCTCGCCACAGACGAGATTATGGATTTGCTCAAAATGAAAGAATCCATTGTCAAAGTGCTTCAGGAACAAGCTAAAACCGAAATTTCCCAAAACCCCGTTGATTTAAAGTGGGATTTGCGCGCTCCAGGACGATTGCGCTGGCAAAAAGTTCACTTCACCTTCACCCATCCCAATCGAGAAAATCCAATTCCCGTTGATGTTTACCGTCCTCTCGCTCGCCATCGCGGAGGCGGATTTCCCGTGATTATCATCTCCCACGGGGTTGCATCCAACAGAGAGACTTTTAGCTACCTCGCGCAACACCTCGCATCCTACGGTTTTGTGGTTGCAGCCCTCGACCATCCCGATACCGATACTGCCAAAATTCAGAACTTTATGGCGGGGTTCGATACGCCTCCCGACCCCACGACTTTTATCAATCGTCCCCTCGATATTCGCTATTTACTGGACGTGCTGGAAGAAAAATCCCGTTTCGACCCAGCTTGGCGCGGTCAGCTCGATCTCAATCGCGTGGGCGTGGTGGGACAATCGTTAGGGGCATATACCGCCTTGGCTTCCGGTGGCGCGCAACTGAACTTCAATAAGCTTGCCCTAGAATGCCAGGATCTCGAAAATAGGCTCTCGTTTAATATCTCCCAATTGTTGCAGTGCGAAGCGAACGATCTGACGGCTCAAGCCTATCCCCTGGGGGACGAACGGATTAAAGCCGTGCTTGCGGTCAATCCCTTCGCCAACACGATTTTCGGTCGAGAGGGAATGAGTCGAATACAGGTTCCCACAATGGTTGTAGCGGGAACGGAAGACTATATTACGCCGACGGTGGAGGAGCAGATTTATCCTTTCACTTGGCTGAACGCGCCGGAGAAATATTTAGCGTTGGTGGAAGGGGGAACGCACTTTTCCTTTTTGCCCGATACGGGGGCGCTACCGGTTCCCAAGGATTTGATGGGTCCCGACCCCAAACTAGCGCATCCAATGCTTCAGGCGCTCTCGACGGCATTTTTCAAGACCCATTTAACCCAAGCTCAAGAGTATCGTCCTTATTTGAGTCAATCCTACGCTAAAACTTTGAATCGGGAAGCCTTCAAACTGACGCTAGTCCGGTCGTTGAGTTCGGCGCAGTTAGAGGGCGCAACTGCAAATTCTCCTGAATAA
- a CDS encoding LmeA family phospholipid-binding protein yields the protein MAIKSPRHLIVKVLSPAVRLWLRSQVEAVDELHFEISGGNRQILTGYIPSVSLNARCAVYQGLHLSQAEIEGENIRINLSEAIKGKPLHLLEPIPIFGEVSIAQNDLQASLSSPLLKAGLKDVLSMLMKAGEISDSKEILKDWQIDWHSILVERDRVTVKGIVTNLEKETISLALKSQVELASPHDLRLSQIEIDASPQLPKINLAEFNIDLGEGVALQELSLDSEGIEVRGGVTVLP from the coding sequence ATGGCAATTAAATCTCCCAGACATCTCATTGTTAAAGTTCTTTCCCCCGCAGTTCGACTGTGGTTGCGTTCGCAGGTGGAGGCTGTTGATGAGTTGCATTTTGAAATTTCAGGGGGGAATCGACAAATCTTAACAGGTTACATTCCTAGTGTCTCGTTAAATGCTCGTTGTGCCGTGTATCAAGGGTTACACTTGTCTCAAGCTGAAATTGAGGGGGAAAATATTCGCATCAATCTTTCTGAGGCGATTAAGGGGAAACCGTTGCATTTGCTAGAGCCTATCCCTATTTTCGGTGAGGTGTCGATCGCGCAAAATGACCTGCAAGCTTCGCTGTCTTCTCCTTTGTTAAAGGCGGGGTTGAAGGATGTCCTTTCGATGTTAATGAAGGCGGGGGAGATATCGGATTCTAAGGAAATTCTTAAGGATTGGCAAATCGATTGGCACTCAATTTTGGTTGAGCGCGATCGAGTCACTGTCAAGGGCATTGTAACCAATCTTGAAAAAGAGACAATCTCCCTCGCTCTAAAGTCTCAGGTTGAATTGGCGAGTCCTCACGATTTACGCCTTTCTCAAATTGAAATCGATGCTTCTCCCCAACTCCCCAAAATTAATCTTGCAGAATTTAATATCGATTTGGGTGAAGGGGTCGCTCTTCAAGAATTGTCCTTAGATTCCGAGGGGATTGAGGTGCGCGGTGGCGTAACGGTACTGCCGTAA